From the genome of Triticum aestivum cultivar Chinese Spring chromosome 1A, IWGSC CS RefSeq v2.1, whole genome shotgun sequence:
ATTTATAGGAACATGCTTTCGTTCTTGGAGAATAAAATGGCACGTCGCAATTCCGGTTCCGGAAGTTATCAAGGAACGAAGAAATCCATCCAAAAGGTTACCCGTCGATCACCATACAAGGATCAAGATTATGTGTGTACCACCCCTTTTGTAGTGAGTTAAAGCATGGGAATTAAATAGATCCCCTTATGTGTACTTTACCATAACGATTTTGAATTCCAAGTCTTCTTTTACTTCAATAAGTAGTACATTATTCTTcacaaacgaaaaagaagaaccaCCGATATAAATTTTTGGTGGTTCTACTGTTCTATTGAGTATTGCTACCACCAATCATTGTCATTCGACGGTAACTCTATATGCTCCATTCAAGTACATTTCCATAACCAACATAATTATTTCAGAATGTTCTTTTGCTTTCAATGGTGTAACCAAAACTAGTCTGTCATGCAGTTGTGTCCTGCTATTTTGTTACTTCATTTATGTGTTACTAGTACCTTTTAAATCCATTCGCAAAAAggaaaaataatgcaaaaaaagTGCCCCCAAAGATCGATTTGACACACTGGAATATTTATAGGAACATGTTTCGGTTCCTAAAGAATAAAATGGCACATCGCAAACCCGGCTCTAGAAGTTGTCAGCAAATTGGAGAAATCCAACTAAAGGTTACTCGTCAATCGTTGTACAAGGAACAAGACCATGTATTTGGTAAAGCCTCTTTTGAGTGAATTCATCGTGGAAAATTTGATAGATCCCCTTATATGTACTTTACCATAACCAATTGAATTTTGGGTCTTTTTTGACTTTGATAACTACTAGTACCAATATTCCCCACACAAAAATTAactataaacaatgcataacttGAGTGGTTCTAATATTCGGTTGGGTATTTATGCCACCTATCATTGTCATGCAACAGTAACAACACCATGCTCGAATTGTGTTCGATCGCAAAAGGCTGCATCATGTGCATTTCCATAACCAACACCAGTTCCCCCAGCAACCAGAAAAGAACACTATTGCCCATTCAGCAATTCCTTACAAAAATCCACTGTAGATATTAAACAATGATAAAATTGGAATAGATAATGGCAAGATGACAAATATATTCACATGGAGCGCAAAAGGCCACCGGAAATGGGCTATATAAGCCCACCACCCTCCTCGCCTCTGCCAAGTGCTCAACCTCCcacgctctcctcctcctccagcagAGAAACCCAGAGCCAGAGCAGAGCCAAACCCCCAAGAAACCAGTGCCCCGCCACGTGCTCTCCCGAAGTAGCGTCGCGCATGTCCGCCATGGCCGCCACCGGAGCAGCGCTGCGGCTTCGCCTCCTGTTCCGGATGCTAAGGGTGGGGGAGCTCATCGCCGTCGCGGCGCTCTTGTCGTGGTCCTCCTCCCGCGCGCCGTCCGTGGCCGCCGCCGCGATGCGCGTCGCGGGCTCGCTCCTCTTCAGCCCCCGCTTCGTGTTCGTCCTCGGCAACGccatcgtgctcctcctcctcgcgctctccAGGCGCGAGCGCGTGGAGccgtccccggcctcctccgccgcggcctcctctGCCGGCGCCGGTGTGGAGCAGGGCCAGACCCCTGCCGCCAGCTTCGCTTCGTTCGCCGTACaaacgacgccgacgccgacgccgatgcCGACGCAGGCAAGTGAAGCGCCCGTGGTGGTGATGCCGGccatggcgatggcgatggcgacggtaccggaggaggaggaggaggtggtgaagCCGGTGGTGTCGGTGACGACGCGCGCCGCGGCTGCCGTGAGCAAGGCCCGCGCGCCGAGGCGGACCCGGTCGGAGAAGATGGGCCGGCGCGGCGTGCTGTCCAGGCGGTCGGCGTCGCCGGAGCCGCTGCCGCTGATGCGGCGCTCGGAGTCTGACAACGGGCGCAGGCGGCGGTCGTCGGTGACGGCGCGGGACGTGGCGGAGGTGGGCGTGGCGCGCGGGTGGGCCGGCACGGACGACGCGGAGGAGTTCCGGCGCACCGTGGAGGCGTTCATCGCGAAGCAGACGCGGTTCCGGCGCGAGGAGGAGTCCATGGCCGGCACGCTTGTCCTGGTCGAATAAGTTTCGTCGTCGGTGATGGTCCGGGGTTGATGGGGACCTGGTCGGAGACACTGTCAGTCACTATGTGCAAAGTAcataaggaggaggaagaagaagctctCGTCTCGTCGCTTCACTGGTCAGTAGCTAGGAGAGTTCGGTCATGGCCATGGGCACGCCTTGTTTTGTGGCGAGGCACGCACGGGCATGGCAGAGTGGGTGCGCATGGGACGGGAGCGACGTGGTTGTACCGTGGCCGTCGGATCGCGGATCGCTCGTGGTGCTGGATTTACTTACTGTAGCGGAGGAAACCATGAGTCTCAAGATGTCTTTCTCTTGTGCATCGCCGGTTCAAAAAACTTGAAATAAAACGTACTCCCTCTATAAAGTAATGTAAGATCTTTTACATCACTACAAAGTACAGAGGGAGTGTATAGTGGAAGCGGTTTGGTGTGTGATTCGAAGGGGACATGGTAAATCATGTCTTTCTCGTCCTTTTTACACGTCGTCTCGGCCAATTCCGATGTTGGTCGAAAATTCAAAGAGAGAAAAGGGGTGCGAAAAGTGTGCGCCGGGCGGGGCCAGGATAAACTCGGGGAAACTGGAGCGAACGGCAGAGTGCCACACGACGGATCGGAATCAGATGCCCATTGCCAAGCGGATGGATAGGCTCGGCGCCACCCGTAAAGCGCGAGGCCAAAACCGCCTAGTGAGAGTGTGAAACATGGGACGACGATCATCGTGGCCCGATTGCTACCACCACATCCACAGGCGCGTGCGAATTAGATGTACATGTAGCCGATGGCATGCAGGTGCAGGAGCGAGTCTCGTCGGGTCAGACGCGCACGGGGCGTGCGCAGATCGGCAAGGCGCGCGCCCACTGTTGCGTGGAGTGTGCGAGTTGTTGCGCCCGTGCACAGACACTGTTCCCTCGCTCGCCACTGTTGGCTCCTAAACAATGGTCACCAAGCTACTAAATAATGGTCACCAAGCTACTAAATAACGGAaaatttgggttttcttttttttctctctcccacaACAATGGTCACCAAGCTACTAAATAACGGAAAACCAAGCAAAATATGCCCTTGAAGAAAAGGGCGACACAAATGCAGACACTTACCTACATGCACATACCCTCATTTTTATTTCTCGTGAATACGTAAAACTTGTGTATCAATTCAAtgataaaagaaaaaaaagtgatTACAAGGTATGGAACAACACACAGGACCAACAC
Proteins encoded in this window:
- the LOC123069692 gene encoding uncharacterized protein produces the protein MSAMAATGAALRLRLLFRMLRVGELIAVAALLSWSSSRAPSVAAAAMRVAGSLLFSPRFVFVLGNAIVLLLLALSRRERVEPSPASSAAASSAGAGVEQGQTPAASFASFAVQTTPTPTPMPTQASEAPVVVMPAMAMAMATVPEEEEEVVKPVVSVTTRAAAAVSKARAPRRTRSEKMGRRGVLSRRSASPEPLPLMRRSESDNGRRRRSSVTARDVAEVGVARGWAGTDDAEEFRRTVEAFIAKQTRFRREEESMAGTLVLVE